From one Flavobacterium sp. N502536 genomic stretch:
- a CDS encoding type I polyketide synthase: protein MKNLTLIGLTPFEKPDVNLMSKLYQAGAFPVLSLGYDKAIAQEALKQLELINIPSYGIHLTNDKLTSLQLSGQVSHLILPFGISTNAYPNVSRIYQVNSLEQAKKAEQLGAIGIIVKGNEAGGLVGYESTFVLFQRVIQEIKTIPVWVQGGIGLHTAAAVKALGANGIVLDSQLALYPESTIPQDLKNLCSKLNGTETKIIADHRVLVRPNSPVLSENVSIEELEHYYNDLDPSKSYIPMGQDIALATELYENFKTLKKLVFGFKEAMYGHLKQAKASPIIDQNNPLAKQLGLRYPIAQGPMTRVSDVAAFANAVAETGALPFIALSLLKGEQARTLVLETQKLAGNKTWGVGILGFAPQELREEQTTYILEAKPPVVLIAGGRPAQAKVFEKAGITTFLHVPSPALLDIFLKEGAKNFIFEGRECGGHVGPLSSTVLWEKQIERILKEDHPENISVFFAGGIHDAFSTAFVAIMAAPLAARGVKVGVLMGTAYLYTQEAVSTGAIQQEFQQQAMQAKDTVLLETAPGHETRCLNTAFASHFDNEKKKLLAIGMDKKEIWEQLEKLNVGRLRIAAKGIDRQGDALVTIPKNQQLDLGMYMIGQVATMHNQVITLESLHHDVAIENQKHITQAALPEKPISTEKALDIAIIGMECVFPGAKNLAEYWRNIILGKDCVTEVPDERWNKEIYYQPDSNASDVSHSKWGGFIPKIDFDPIEFGIPPQSLAAIEPTQLLTLLVAKRAMEDAGYGEKQINRENISVIIGAEGGNDLANSYSFRGYYKQVFGELHEEVEKAFPHTTEDSFPGILANVIAGRITNRLDLGGRNFTVDAACASSMAAIDLACQELILGKSDMVLTGGVDLHNGINDYLMFSSTHALSRKGRCATFDSTADGIALGEGVAILVLKRYEDALRDGDRIYSVIKGVGGSSDGKALGLTAPRKIGQVRALERAYDQAGISAAAVGLVEAHGTGTVVGDKTELSALTNLFSRSGALPAQTHLGSVKTQIGHTKCAAGLAGLIKASMAVYHGVKPPTLHLQQPNAYYNVHTSPFAFHSITGLWSEEKRYAGISAFGFGGTNFHMVIENHPQKEETVTLQSWASELFVFRGDNYDQAKIQLEQVKTLLEINDSLSLKDIAYSLVAGSEKPIQLSIVADTTEDLMMKIELLLTGIESKDIFIVNQQAGKTAFLFPGQGSQNIHMAQDLFVLFPVLRKLIAQYPDLEKVVFPAATFDTAALKKQKETIKDTRLAQPLLGIVDLALAQLLQSFGILPDMLAGHSYGELPALCFAGVFDEQQLVELSSKRAQSILEAVEDGDPGTMVAVNIDADRLKAILEQHPDCYPVNYNSPTQCVVAGSTAAIDKFMEHLKNERISSKKLEVACAFHSPLVSKSKDLYADVLKEIPFQEMQIPVWSNTTANLYPSPVSDIKVQLTDHLVQPVRFVDEIQAMYADGARIFIEVGPGKVLTGLTKSCLNQDAITLHVEDNNRNSLTHLLCMLAQYLGTGRTLNLNKLFEGRHTTLIQIDQPDLYKKSPTIWRINGQAAHPTTGTLPTHGALPIITPLHMTNSTIIQKTETQPVAEHVLQEYLNSMKLLIQAQRDVMLSFLGQQGHINPIPVYATTTANTTADQFVPTRIANDKPIATVTLPIPSTDIKSLLLNVVCEKTGYPHEMLGMEMDLEADLSIDSIKRVEIIGTLRNELGILNSDHENEDTVMEQLAAIKTLNGLVIWLTEYTGTVASPVATVELSLESPVIAAKAIRTLAELQTAILDIVSEKTGYPKEMLGLDLDLEADLSIDSIKRMEIISDLKFKIGFGDDKEQADDLMENLAAIKTLNGLATWISEMSTIEPVQSLLTRLRFDLIPTAIFEAQNTETLKGKRFAIAPDNGTQTAAIKTILEQHGAIAQLVHTDQDLTLFDGLIISDIGSAAVKHSIIDHVALIKKMDLEKAQWIYLISDIPAHIEKLEDTRALRHYQGYSGLFKSLAREYEQTNCRLITLNTPQEIEQIAEITLREILTADQSAEVIYKHDQRHKVDIIPSPMLTALDQAHIHLDQKSVVLVLGGGQGITAELVKHMSAAYPCTYILVGRSTDPREVNTDSKELELMKSREEIRSYLIKTGNFTTPPQIEKETSRIFKNNQILRTIHDMEQLGNKVVYQSLDVCDEEGLTQLLHDIYEQYGQLDGVIHGAGLLEDKLFKQKTTSSFERVFDTKVKPLRVLAEQLRSDCQFVVLFSSIASVYGNKGQTDYAAANSVLDDYANALNKRLKGKVISINWGPWKGAGMVSTSLENEYERRGISLIPLEEGKELFLNEIKYGTESQVLIMSGKNW, encoded by the coding sequence ATGAAAAATTTAACCCTTATAGGATTAACGCCTTTTGAAAAGCCTGATGTCAACCTGATGTCTAAACTATATCAGGCTGGAGCATTCCCCGTATTAAGTTTGGGATATGATAAAGCAATCGCTCAGGAAGCATTAAAACAACTTGAACTGATCAATATACCTTCCTATGGTATACATCTCACCAATGACAAGTTAACCTCACTTCAACTGTCGGGGCAGGTAAGTCACCTTATCCTTCCTTTTGGGATCTCAACAAACGCCTATCCGAACGTATCACGTATTTATCAGGTAAACAGTCTGGAGCAAGCCAAAAAAGCCGAACAGCTGGGAGCTATTGGAATTATTGTGAAAGGAAATGAAGCTGGAGGATTAGTTGGTTATGAATCGACATTTGTTTTGTTTCAGCGTGTCATACAAGAAATCAAAACTATACCTGTATGGGTACAAGGAGGAATAGGTCTTCATACCGCCGCCGCTGTAAAAGCACTTGGCGCAAATGGTATTGTATTAGACAGTCAATTGGCACTATATCCCGAAAGTACCATTCCTCAGGACCTCAAAAATTTATGTTCCAAATTAAATGGGACAGAAACTAAGATCATCGCCGACCATCGCGTATTGGTGAGACCTAATTCACCTGTTTTATCTGAGAATGTTTCTATCGAAGAGTTAGAACACTATTATAATGACCTTGACCCGAGCAAAAGTTACATTCCAATGGGACAAGACATTGCTTTGGCAACAGAGCTGTATGAAAATTTCAAAACGCTAAAAAAATTGGTTTTTGGATTTAAAGAAGCTATGTATGGTCATCTAAAACAAGCAAAAGCCTCTCCAATCATTGATCAAAACAATCCGTTAGCCAAACAACTTGGCCTGCGCTACCCTATTGCACAAGGGCCAATGACCCGCGTGAGCGACGTTGCGGCATTTGCCAATGCTGTAGCAGAAACAGGAGCCTTACCTTTTATAGCCCTTTCTTTACTCAAAGGAGAGCAAGCAAGAACATTAGTTCTCGAAACTCAAAAACTTGCCGGTAATAAAACCTGGGGTGTCGGTATATTAGGTTTTGCACCACAGGAGTTGCGGGAAGAGCAAACCACTTATATCCTTGAAGCCAAACCTCCGGTAGTATTAATCGCGGGAGGTCGGCCTGCACAGGCTAAAGTATTTGAAAAAGCGGGCATAACTACCTTTTTACATGTCCCTTCCCCTGCTTTATTGGATATTTTCCTAAAAGAAGGTGCCAAAAATTTCATCTTTGAAGGTAGGGAATGTGGCGGACATGTTGGCCCACTATCCAGCACCGTACTTTGGGAAAAACAAATCGAACGTATTTTAAAAGAAGATCATCCGGAAAATATAAGTGTATTTTTTGCCGGTGGAATTCATGATGCTTTTTCCACAGCCTTTGTGGCTATCATGGCCGCTCCTCTGGCTGCCCGGGGTGTAAAAGTTGGGGTACTGATGGGAACTGCCTATTTGTACACACAGGAAGCGGTGAGTACAGGTGCGATTCAGCAAGAGTTTCAGCAACAAGCGATGCAGGCCAAAGATACTGTGCTCCTGGAAACCGCGCCAGGTCATGAAACACGTTGTTTAAATACAGCATTCGCCTCACATTTCGACAATGAAAAGAAAAAACTGCTGGCCATTGGAATGGACAAAAAGGAAATTTGGGAACAGCTTGAAAAACTGAATGTAGGACGTCTCAGGATTGCTGCAAAAGGCATTGACCGTCAAGGCGACGCCCTTGTTACTATACCTAAAAACCAACAGCTTGATTTAGGTATGTACATGATCGGACAAGTAGCAACCATGCACAACCAGGTAATTACGCTTGAATCACTCCACCATGACGTTGCGATCGAGAATCAAAAACATATTACACAGGCAGCATTACCAGAAAAACCTATATCAACCGAAAAAGCATTGGACATCGCTATTATAGGTATGGAATGCGTGTTTCCGGGTGCCAAAAATTTAGCAGAATACTGGCGCAATATCATTCTTGGAAAAGACTGCGTTACCGAAGTACCGGACGAGCGATGGAATAAAGAGATTTATTATCAACCCGACTCCAATGCTTCAGATGTATCCCATTCCAAATGGGGAGGTTTTATTCCGAAAATAGATTTTGACCCCATAGAATTTGGTATTCCGCCACAATCACTTGCGGCGATAGAACCCACTCAGCTTCTAACTTTACTCGTTGCCAAACGTGCAATGGAAGATGCCGGTTATGGTGAAAAACAAATTAATAGAGAAAATATATCGGTTATCATCGGGGCTGAAGGCGGAAATGATCTTGCCAATAGTTATAGTTTCAGAGGTTATTACAAACAAGTTTTTGGAGAACTTCATGAAGAAGTCGAAAAAGCATTTCCACACACCACCGAGGATTCGTTCCCGGGTATATTAGCCAATGTTATTGCCGGAAGAATCACAAACCGTCTGGATTTGGGTGGAAGAAATTTTACTGTAGACGCGGCCTGTGCCTCATCGATGGCTGCCATTGATCTGGCCTGCCAGGAACTGATACTGGGCAAATCGGATATGGTACTAACCGGAGGAGTCGATTTACATAATGGTATCAACGATTATCTGATGTTTTCCAGCACACATGCCCTCTCCCGCAAAGGACGCTGCGCAACATTTGACAGCACTGCCGACGGTATTGCTCTTGGCGAAGGGGTTGCCATATTGGTCTTAAAACGATATGAAGATGCCCTGCGCGACGGTGATCGTATTTATTCTGTTATTAAAGGTGTCGGAGGATCCAGCGACGGTAAAGCTCTTGGTCTTACTGCTCCGCGAAAAATTGGTCAGGTACGCGCCTTAGAACGCGCCTACGATCAGGCAGGTATCAGTGCAGCAGCAGTTGGTTTAGTGGAAGCTCATGGCACTGGAACGGTAGTTGGAGACAAAACAGAACTTAGCGCGCTCACCAATTTATTCAGCAGGTCCGGAGCTTTACCGGCTCAGACACATCTCGGATCTGTAAAAACTCAAATTGGGCACACCAAATGTGCGGCAGGTTTGGCCGGACTTATCAAAGCCTCTATGGCGGTATACCATGGCGTAAAACCTCCTACGCTTCATCTTCAACAGCCCAATGCCTATTACAATGTACATACAAGTCCTTTTGCTTTTCATTCCATAACAGGATTATGGTCTGAAGAAAAACGGTATGCCGGAATTAGTGCCTTCGGTTTTGGCGGTACCAATTTTCATATGGTAATCGAAAATCACCCGCAAAAAGAAGAGACTGTCACACTTCAATCCTGGGCGTCTGAGCTATTCGTCTTCCGTGGTGATAATTATGATCAGGCCAAAATTCAATTGGAACAGGTAAAAACGCTATTGGAAATCAATGACAGTTTATCCCTAAAAGACATTGCCTACAGTTTAGTCGCCGGTTCCGAAAAACCGATCCAACTAAGTATTGTTGCCGATACAACCGAAGATTTGATGATGAAAATCGAACTCTTGTTAACGGGTATTGAAAGTAAAGATATCTTTATTGTCAACCAACAAGCCGGTAAAACTGCATTTCTGTTCCCCGGTCAAGGCAGCCAAAACATTCATATGGCACAAGACCTGTTTGTGCTGTTTCCGGTCCTGCGCAAACTTATAGCACAATATCCTGATTTAGAAAAAGTTGTTTTTCCTGCAGCCACATTTGATACCGCGGCATTAAAAAAACAAAAGGAAACCATTAAGGATACGCGTCTGGCACAACCTCTTTTAGGTATCGTAGACCTTGCCTTAGCTCAATTGTTACAGTCATTTGGCATCCTGCCTGATATGTTGGCAGGACATAGTTATGGAGAATTACCTGCATTGTGTTTCGCCGGTGTATTTGACGAACAACAGTTGGTTGAACTCAGCAGCAAACGTGCACAAAGCATTTTAGAGGCTGTTGAAGATGGTGATCCCGGAACTATGGTAGCCGTAAACATCGATGCAGATCGCCTGAAAGCGATTCTTGAACAGCATCCGGACTGCTATCCTGTCAATTATAATTCACCAACTCAATGTGTTGTGGCCGGAAGTACCGCGGCCATTGACAAATTTATGGAACACCTTAAAAACGAGCGTATCTCTTCCAAAAAACTGGAAGTTGCTTGCGCCTTTCACAGTCCGTTGGTAAGCAAATCCAAAGATTTGTATGCTGATGTTCTGAAAGAAATTCCTTTTCAGGAAATGCAAATTCCAGTCTGGTCAAACACTACCGCAAACTTATACCCAAGCCCGGTATCTGATATCAAAGTACAATTGACCGATCACTTGGTTCAACCCGTACGTTTTGTTGACGAAATCCAGGCGATGTATGCCGATGGAGCGAGAATATTTATTGAAGTAGGTCCCGGAAAAGTATTGACCGGTTTAACAAAATCCTGCCTCAACCAAGATGCGATAACCCTGCATGTCGAGGACAACAACCGTAACAGTCTCACCCATTTACTTTGTATGCTTGCGCAATACCTTGGAACCGGCCGAACCCTTAATTTAAACAAACTTTTTGAAGGCAGACACACGACTTTAATCCAGATCGATCAACCCGACCTTTACAAAAAAAGCCCAACCATTTGGCGTATAAATGGACAAGCCGCTCATCCAACAACAGGAACATTACCTACTCATGGTGCCTTACCCATAATAACTCCCCTTCATATGACAAACTCGACGATCATCCAGAAAACAGAGACACAACCAGTCGCAGAACACGTATTACAGGAGTATTTAAACAGTATGAAACTGTTGATTCAGGCGCAGCGAGATGTCATGCTTTCCTTCTTAGGACAGCAGGGACACATCAATCCTATCCCGGTTTATGCTACAACAACAGCAAATACCACCGCTGATCAATTCGTACCCACACGAATTGCCAACGATAAACCGATAGCTACAGTGACCCTCCCAATACCATCAACAGATATCAAATCCTTGTTGTTAAACGTAGTCTGCGAAAAAACGGGTTATCCGCATGAAATGTTAGGTATGGAAATGGATCTGGAAGCTGACCTCAGCATAGATTCTATTAAAAGAGTTGAAATCATCGGAACGCTCCGCAATGAGTTGGGTATTCTTAACAGTGATCATGAAAATGAAGACACCGTCATGGAACAACTGGCGGCAATAAAGACTTTAAATGGACTCGTAATCTGGCTTACGGAATACACAGGCACTGTTGCTTCTCCTGTCGCAACGGTTGAATTATCACTCGAATCGCCTGTAATAGCTGCTAAAGCTATCCGTACACTTGCAGAACTGCAAACGGCCATTTTAGATATTGTCAGCGAAAAGACCGGCTATCCAAAAGAGATGTTAGGACTGGATCTGGATCTGGAAGCCGATTTAAGTATCGATTCTATCAAACGAATGGAAATTATCAGCGATCTAAAATTCAAAATCGGATTTGGTGATGACAAGGAGCAAGCTGATGATCTTATGGAAAACTTAGCAGCCATAAAAACGCTAAATGGCTTAGCAACCTGGATAAGTGAAATGAGTACAATTGAACCTGTACAAAGTTTACTAACACGCCTGCGATTTGATTTGATACCAACCGCTATTTTCGAAGCACAAAATACCGAAACACTTAAAGGAAAACGATTTGCAATAGCCCCGGACAATGGCACACAAACAGCGGCAATTAAAACGATATTGGAACAACATGGTGCAATTGCACAATTGGTTCATACAGATCAGGATTTGACGCTCTTTGATGGACTGATTATTTCCGATATAGGCTCCGCTGCTGTCAAACATAGTATCATCGACCACGTTGCTTTGATTAAAAAAATGGATCTTGAAAAAGCACAATGGATTTATTTGATCTCAGATATCCCGGCACATATTGAAAAATTAGAAGACACCCGTGCACTGCGCCACTATCAGGGCTATTCCGGCTTATTCAAAAGTTTAGCCCGTGAGTATGAACAAACCAACTGCAGGCTTATCACTCTCAATACCCCGCAGGAAATAGAGCAAATAGCCGAAATTACATTACGCGAAATCCTGACCGCAGACCAATCAGCGGAAGTCATTTACAAACACGATCAACGACATAAAGTCGACATCATACCTTCACCAATGTTAACGGCTCTTGACCAGGCACACATTCACCTTGATCAAAAATCGGTTGTTTTAGTTCTTGGCGGAGGACAGGGTATTACTGCTGAACTCGTAAAACATATGTCAGCAGCTTATCCGTGTACCTATATCCTTGTCGGCAGATCAACAGATCCGAGAGAAGTTAATACCGATTCAAAAGAATTAGAGTTGATGAAATCGCGAGAAGAAATCAGAAGCTACCTCATCAAGACCGGTAATTTTACCACGCCGCCTCAAATTGAAAAAGAGACCTCGCGAATTTTCAAAAACAATCAGATCCTGCGTACCATTCACGACATGGAACAATTGGGAAATAAAGTTGTCTATCAATCCTTAGATGTTTGTGATGAAGAAGGATTGACTCAGCTTCTCCATGATATTTATGAACAATACGGCCAATTAGATGGTGTCATTCATGGTGCAGGTCTTTTGGAGGACAAACTTTTCAAACAGAAAACAACCAGTTCTTTTGAACGTGTTTTTGACACAAAAGTAAAACCCTTACGTGTCCTGGCCGAGCAATTGCGCTCAGATTGCCAATTTGTAGTTCTGTTTTCAAGCATCGCTTCTGTCTATGGCAACAAAGGCCAAACCGATTATGCAGCAGCAAATAGTGTGTTGGACGATTATGCCAATGCATTAAACAAAAGGTTAAAAGGAAAAGTAATCTCGATCAACTGGGGGCCATGGAAAGGGGCAGGAATGGTTTCTACCTCATTGGAAAATGAGTACGAACGCCGCGGAATTTCACTGATCCCATTAGAGGAAGGAAAAGAGCTATTTCTTAACGAAATCAAATATGGAACAGAAAGTCAGGTATTAATCATGTCCGGTAAAAATTGGTAA
- a CDS encoding beta-ketoacyl synthase N-terminal-like domain-containing protein produces MKKTDIAIIGLSCLFPGAKDAEAFWQNIINKVDSTQAAPAERIDPIHFSDSKQTMDRFYCNRGGFIPDYEFDPTAFGILPLAVEGTEPDHLLTLDLVQKALEDAGVFQKKNSLERTGIVIGKGNYTGPGATRAIEIVRTGEQISSLLQELLPEVSSADIEKVKQAFQERKGRFSADTAMGLIPNLVASLVSNRFNLGGVAFTVDAACASALLAVDHAVQELQRGRSDMMIAGGVHTGQNAAFWSIFSQLGALSHQQQIKPFSEDADGLLIGEGCGFVVLKRLEEAVRDQDKIYAVIKGVGVSSDGNGTSVMSPSVKGQLKALDQAWSHANLDKEQIGYLEAHGTGTPLGDKTELQTLAQFFGKDETVVRAGIGSVKSNIGHAMPAAGIAGLIKTCLALHHDILPPTLYCEKPTAALQLTRFTPIQEAKNWSQTGLPKIAAVNAFGFGGINAHVVLEGYAIPKKDEVLLLARPTREALLSALQDNDTAAGEGDYRIALFDPTPERIQKAIKIVSKNNAWRNKQDIWYTSTPLLQDGGKVAFVFPGLDGLAKGEVATVSQYFGLTAPIETTGEGLLNEAFGVFNNCGILDSALKKLGIYPDMNAGHSLGEWLAGYASDLAEAGTVKDLIDVLDPKTFELKDSKFIAIGAGLEDVAPLIEQIPNLYVSNDNCPHQVILCGTLAALEELTPLLKSKQIFHQILPFQSGFHSPFVADKLEVILAGMEKVQFQKTKIPLWSATTLLPYPADLQSIRQLSAEHLVQPVRFRELTEKLYDEGVRVFIQIGTGGLIGFIDDTLKGKAFSTLASSVATRTALAQLQRVVAALFVEGKVLALDFLDIQNHRKAVPKKGIKLQLGSPIVRDFEAIKNLRKSIDTVRPKEVFTKTAAKVSHPLVQAFQDNIADMIRMQEEVLDVFQNHTQTAVAAPVLAKKQLIDSRFSKTLQVNLVTHPYLIDHSLLRQPKGWSEVADMEPVIPMTMIFEVLAETALAEQPETKIHKIMHVSVFQWMNVATPFEKTIKGVWRSNHHAYLDIENFANAEVFLAASHPQPAVFDLSIGKRLPIERTPLEIYEKHMFHGDAYQGITAISAVGEKGIIGKIKGNGGKGSLLDNAGQLFGLWLQLTLTKDRIAFPVKIKQIEFFEDMHDQDGEFECTCILTELNDEFAIADIVLERNGKVWCAIKGWQNRRLEIDEALWNVSMSPLHNRLSEEIAPEVFFFHQAYSRVSSWDFILKRYFNQREKQYYQELLPNRRKNWMVSRVAVKDAVRHVLSEQKNQPSYPITFEIYSDKAGKPYLKGNATEQIEISLAHKGKDAVAIARQDKAVGIDMEIIAERSSEFYQLVFTDAESVLLKERDQAEWTTRFWVAKEAYSKLLGTGLQGNPKKYEVTRIQGDHLWIDQIEIKTVKHQNYIIGWTL; encoded by the coding sequence ATGAAAAAAACAGATATCGCTATTATAGGTTTATCCTGCCTGTTTCCCGGAGCAAAAGACGCGGAAGCATTTTGGCAGAATATCATCAATAAAGTCGACTCGACGCAAGCAGCTCCGGCTGAACGTATCGATCCTATCCACTTTAGCGATAGCAAGCAAACTATGGATCGCTTTTATTGCAATCGGGGCGGGTTTATTCCTGATTATGAATTTGACCCTACCGCCTTTGGTATTTTACCTCTTGCCGTTGAAGGTACTGAACCCGATCATCTGTTAACACTTGATCTCGTTCAGAAAGCCTTAGAAGATGCAGGAGTATTCCAAAAAAAAAATTCATTGGAACGAACCGGAATTGTCATCGGAAAAGGAAATTATACAGGCCCTGGAGCTACACGGGCCATTGAAATTGTACGTACAGGCGAACAGATCTCTTCCCTATTACAAGAACTATTGCCGGAGGTATCTTCAGCCGATATTGAAAAAGTAAAACAGGCCTTTCAGGAACGTAAAGGACGATTCTCTGCAGATACAGCCATGGGATTAATTCCCAACCTTGTGGCCTCATTAGTCTCCAATCGATTCAATCTTGGAGGTGTTGCTTTCACCGTTGATGCAGCCTGTGCAAGTGCTCTTCTGGCCGTAGACCATGCCGTACAGGAGTTACAGCGTGGCCGTAGCGATATGATGATTGCAGGAGGTGTACATACAGGTCAGAATGCTGCATTTTGGAGTATTTTTAGCCAATTGGGGGCCTTATCGCATCAGCAGCAAATCAAGCCCTTTAGCGAAGATGCAGACGGATTGCTCATTGGAGAAGGCTGCGGTTTCGTTGTTTTGAAGCGACTGGAAGAAGCGGTACGTGATCAGGATAAAATTTATGCCGTCATTAAAGGTGTAGGCGTAAGCAGCGATGGCAATGGAACAAGTGTCATGAGTCCTTCCGTAAAAGGTCAGTTAAAAGCTTTAGATCAAGCATGGTCGCATGCCAATTTAGATAAAGAACAAATCGGTTACCTCGAAGCTCATGGCACCGGAACTCCGTTGGGAGATAAAACGGAACTGCAAACTCTGGCGCAATTTTTCGGTAAAGACGAAACAGTTGTACGTGCCGGTATCGGATCTGTCAAATCCAATATAGGTCACGCCATGCCAGCTGCAGGAATCGCAGGTTTAATCAAGACCTGTCTGGCCTTGCATCACGACATATTACCCCCTACCTTATATTGCGAAAAACCTACTGCCGCCCTGCAACTCACCCGATTTACTCCTATACAGGAAGCTAAAAACTGGTCGCAAACCGGTTTACCAAAGATCGCAGCAGTAAATGCATTTGGCTTTGGAGGTATCAACGCCCACGTAGTTTTGGAAGGGTATGCCATCCCTAAAAAAGACGAAGTATTGTTACTTGCGAGACCGACACGTGAAGCTTTGCTTTCGGCACTTCAGGATAATGATACTGCCGCAGGAGAGGGTGATTACCGTATTGCACTCTTTGATCCAACACCCGAACGCATCCAAAAAGCAATCAAAATTGTGTCTAAAAATAATGCCTGGCGCAACAAACAAGATATATGGTACACCTCCACTCCCCTTTTACAGGATGGTGGTAAAGTAGCCTTTGTATTCCCGGGACTCGATGGTTTAGCAAAAGGCGAAGTCGCAACAGTCAGTCAATATTTTGGATTGACAGCTCCTATAGAAACAACTGGTGAAGGACTGTTGAACGAAGCATTTGGTGTTTTTAACAATTGTGGTATACTCGACAGTGCTTTAAAAAAACTGGGGATCTATCCGGATATGAATGCCGGACATAGTTTGGGAGAATGGTTGGCGGGCTATGCCTCAGATCTGGCCGAAGCAGGTACTGTCAAGGATCTGATCGATGTACTTGATCCAAAAACATTTGAACTAAAGGACTCTAAATTCATTGCCATTGGAGCAGGTCTGGAAGATGTAGCACCTTTGATTGAACAAATTCCGAACCTCTATGTTTCAAATGATAATTGTCCACATCAGGTAATCCTTTGTGGTACCCTTGCGGCACTCGAAGAATTAACGCCTTTATTGAAATCAAAACAGATCTTTCATCAAATTTTACCCTTTCAATCCGGGTTTCATTCTCCTTTTGTTGCCGATAAACTGGAGGTAATTTTAGCAGGGATGGAAAAAGTTCAATTCCAAAAAACAAAAATCCCGTTGTGGTCGGCCACTACACTCCTGCCTTATCCAGCAGATTTGCAGTCCATCCGTCAACTAAGCGCCGAACATCTTGTTCAGCCTGTACGATTCCGGGAACTGACCGAAAAACTTTATGACGAAGGAGTCCGTGTTTTTATCCAGATCGGTACGGGAGGGTTAATTGGGTTTATTGATGATACCTTAAAAGGGAAAGCCTTCAGCACACTTGCTTCAAGTGTAGCCACCCGAACTGCACTTGCCCAGTTGCAACGGGTAGTTGCCGCATTATTTGTAGAAGGAAAAGTTCTGGCACTCGATTTTTTAGACATCCAAAATCACAGAAAAGCAGTACCCAAAAAAGGTATCAAATTGCAATTAGGATCACCTATTGTCCGTGATTTTGAAGCTATAAAAAACTTGCGAAAATCTATCGATACCGTACGCCCAAAAGAGGTTTTTACCAAAACGGCAGCAAAAGTAAGTCACCCATTAGTTCAGGCCTTTCAGGACAATATCGCCGATATGATCCGAATGCAGGAAGAAGTATTGGACGTCTTTCAAAATCATACACAAACGGCTGTTGCTGCACCTGTTTTAGCAAAAAAACAACTGATCGACAGTCGTTTTTCAAAAACACTACAGGTCAATTTGGTTACACATCCCTATCTGATTGACCACAGCCTTTTACGACAACCCAAAGGCTGGTCGGAGGTTGCCGATATGGAACCTGTGATTCCAATGACCATGATCTTTGAAGTACTGGCCGAAACAGCACTGGCAGAACAACCGGAAACAAAAATTCACAAGATCATGCACGTCAGTGTATTTCAGTGGATGAACGTTGCCACGCCTTTTGAAAAAACAATAAAAGGCGTTTGGCGCTCCAACCATCACGCCTATCTGGACATCGAGAATTTTGCCAACGCCGAAGTATTTTTAGCAGCCTCACATCCGCAACCAGCTGTGTTTGACCTATCAATCGGCAAACGATTACCGATTGAGCGGACTCCTTTAGAAATCTATGAGAAGCATATGTTTCATGGGGACGCCTATCAAGGTATTACAGCCATATCGGCTGTTGGTGAGAAAGGTATTATCGGAAAGATAAAAGGGAATGGCGGTAAGGGTTCCTTATTGGACAATGCAGGACAGTTATTTGGATTATGGTTACAACTCACCTTAACCAAAGACCGCATTGCTTTTCCGGTAAAAATCAAACAAATTGAATTTTTCGAAGACATGCACGATCAAGATGGCGAATTTGAATGTACCTGTATACTGACGGAATTAAACGATGAATTTGCAATTGCCGACATTGTATTGGAGAGAAACGGAAAAGTATGGTGTGCGATAAAAGGATGGCAAAACCGCAGATTAGAAATTGACGAAGCGTTGTGGAATGTTTCCATGTCGCCACTCCATAACCGTCTGTCAGAAGAAATTGCCCCGGAAGTCTTTTTCTTTCATCAGGCCTATTCCCGCGTATCTTCCTGGGATTTTATACTGAAACGTTATTTCAATCAAAGGGAAAAACAGTACTATCAGGAACTCCTGCCCAACCGCAGAAAGAACTGGATGGTAAGTCGTGTAGCGGTAAAAGATGCTGTACGCCATGTATTGAGTGAACAGAAAAATCAACCCAGTTACCCCATAACCTTTGAAATATATTCTGATAAAGCGGGCAAACCTTATCTTAAAGGGAATGCCACAGAACAGATCGAGATTTCATTGGCCCATAAAGGAAAAGATGCGGTAGCCATTGCACGGCAGGATAAAGCTGTTGGTATCGATATGGAAATCATTGCCGAACGCAGCTCTGAATTCTATCAATTGGTCTTCACCGATGCAGAATCAGTCTTATTAAAAGAACGCGATCAGGCGGAATGGACCACCCGCTTTTGGGTAGCCAAAGAAGCTTATAGCAAATTATTAGGCACAGGGCTACAAGGAAACCCAAAAAAATACGAAGTAACACGCATACAAGGCGATCATCTGTGGATCGATCAAATAGAAATCAAAACAGTCAAACACCAAAACTATATCATCGGATGGACACTTTAA